Proteins from a genomic interval of Spiroplasma endosymbiont of Lonchoptera lutea:
- the mraZ gene encoding division/cell wall cluster transcriptional repressor MraZ — MGYNMLLGQFKHSLDDKGRIIVPTRFRSKLGEQVVISKGFDGCLVLRAYDVFIKWQEQILLSSEGLKDSRILQRQIFANSLELNIDKVGRINLPANLLILANIKKEVMIIGLANKIEIWDIKAWENYLVNAENNLEQSAQNLIMNIEEKN; from the coding sequence GTGGGTTATAATATGCTGTTAGGACAATTTAAACATAGTCTTGATGATAAAGGCAGAATTATAGTTCCGACACGCTTTCGTAGTAAACTAGGTGAACAAGTAGTCATTTCTAAAGGCTTTGATGGTTGTTTAGTATTAAGAGCGTATGATGTGTTTATTAAATGACAAGAGCAAATTTTATTAAGTTCAGAAGGTTTAAAGGATAGTCGTATCTTACAACGACAAATTTTTGCTAATTCTTTAGAACTTAATATTGATAAAGTTGGAAGAATTAATCTTCCGGCAAATTTATTAATATTAGCTAATATTAAGAAAGAAGTTATGATTATTGGACTTGCTAATAAAATAGAAATTTGAGACATTAAGGCCTGAGAAAATTATTTAGTAAATGCTGAAAATAATTTAGAACAATCTGCTCAAAATTTAATAATGAATATTGAGGAGAAAAATTAA
- the rpmF gene encoding 50S ribosomal protein L32, whose product MAVPFRRISKTRKAKRRTHFKLWHPTLVSCTNCGANIKPHRVCKECGYYKGKEAVKIGE is encoded by the coding sequence ATGGCAGTTCCGTTTCGACGTATATCAAAAACAAGAAAAGCGAAAAGAAGAACACATTTTAAGTTATGACATCCAACATTAGTTAGTTGTACTAATTGTGGTGCAAATATTAAGCCCCATCGTGTTTGTAAAGAATGTGGTTATTACAAAGGCAAAGAAGCAGTTAAAATTGGTGAGTAA
- a CDS encoding MATE family efflux transporter, producing MKTIINDNFKNDDELQLTKREIVIRNYNPWKAIFFMCLPTVIIMIIMSTYNLIDKFLALQFADSYVISTFLENNPLIEQNNLQMLARNIINVATQYSSSTIGLLTAFSLFIAIGTSTRFGIAYGERNNPLISRTIGNGISLMIIVAIVLTPILVFTNEPLIALQSKNSQMTNPEVYKITLQLAVGYTKWFIFFLFFVLLSNFLINLLRSEGQGFWATIIIFTSVIVNVVLDIVLMVYGKLGLEGAAIATVISWLWNIIFALLVIYLDPKSKLKIYWEDLKIEKTILYNIIAIGMTPLFINISVAVTSALSNFFVSMLSSELPRPGFTVPWVVQLFAGIAPWIALTDSPLIGVSQGGRALLSYSYGAKDYQRIWDILKRIILVQFLILIITELIIGIFGNEMLSLFISNVDTTYRWYFFLSYLVYPTVVVPYVGIIFYQSISRPKMSLFFSALRSIIVFIPCIIIGYFVALVTKNAHYYFLFLGLVAPISALISIPILIMIWKKYRSYLKLNSAKKVRKSSGIFTKLFKK from the coding sequence ATGAAAACAATAATTAATGATAATTTTAAAAATGATGATGAATTACAATTAACAAAAAGAGAAATAGTAATTCGTAATTATAATCCTTGAAAAGCAATATTTTTTATGTGCTTGCCAACCGTTATAATTATGATTATTATGTCAACATATAATTTGATTGATAAGTTTTTAGCATTACAATTTGCTGATAGTTATGTTATTAGTACATTTTTAGAAAATAATCCTTTAATTGAACAAAATAATTTGCAAATGTTAGCTCGAAATATTATTAATGTTGCAACCCAATATTCTTCTTCAACAATTGGTTTATTGACAGCTTTTAGTTTATTTATTGCTATTGGGACATCAACAAGGTTTGGTATTGCTTATGGGGAAAGAAATAATCCATTAATATCGCGAACTATTGGTAATGGAATTTCTTTAATGATTATTGTTGCTATTGTTTTAACACCAATTTTAGTATTTACTAATGAACCGCTAATTGCTTTGCAATCAAAAAATTCGCAAATGACAAATCCTGAAGTATATAAAATTACTTTGCAGTTGGCAGTTGGTTATACGAAGTGGTTTATTTTCTTTTTATTTTTTGTATTACTAAGTAATTTTTTAATTAATTTATTAAGATCTGAAGGTCAAGGTTTTTGAGCAACAATTATTATTTTTACTTCAGTAATTGTTAATGTTGTTTTAGATATTGTATTAATGGTTTATGGTAAATTAGGATTAGAAGGGGCAGCGATTGCGACAGTTATTTCGTGACTTTGAAATATTATTTTTGCATTATTAGTTATCTATTTAGATCCGAAATCAAAGTTAAAAATTTATTGAGAAGATTTGAAAATTGAAAAAACGATTTTATATAATATTATTGCTATCGGAATGACACCATTATTTATTAATATTTCAGTTGCTGTGACATCAGCACTATCTAATTTTTTTGTTTCAATGTTAAGTAGTGAATTACCTCGGCCGGGTTTTACTGTTCCATGAGTTGTGCAATTATTTGCTGGGATTGCGCCATGAATTGCGTTAACTGATTCTCCTTTAATTGGTGTTAGTCAAGGCGGAAGGGCATTATTATCTTATTCTTATGGTGCTAAAGATTATCAAAGGATTTGGGATATTCTTAAAAGGATAATTTTAGTGCAATTTTTAATATTAATAATTACCGAATTAATTATTGGTATTTTTGGTAATGAAATGTTAAGTCTATTTATTTCTAATGTTGATACGACTTATCGGTGATATTTCTTCTTAAGTTATTTAGTTTATCCAACAGTTGTTGTGCCATATGTTGGGATTATTTTTTATCAATCAATTAGTCGTCCTAAGATGTCATTATTTTTTTCGGCGCTTCGTTCAATAATTGTTTTTATACCTTGTATTATTATTGGTTATTTCGTTGCTTTGGTAACTAAAAATGCTCATTATTATTTTTTATTTTTAGGTTTGGTAGCACCAATTTCAGCTTTGATATCAATCCCAATATTAATTATGATTTGAAAAAAATATCGTTCTTATTTAAAATTAAATAGTGCAAAAAAAGTGAGGAAGAGTAGTGGAATATTCACAAAGTTATTTAAAAAATAA
- the pheT gene encoding phenylalanine--tRNA ligase subunit beta gives MIFTRKFLNEYVDLKNISNEDIEQALNDSGFEVERVFSFDTLNTNIVIGKVLSKVKLANFDKLSYCMVDINEELPIPVVCGANNVEENRFVIFAKIGAHLANGMIIEERMIANKPSLGMICSLQELGIPKEVLANQDAVGVYLFPEDVNYPLGNTNPLSYIFENDTAFVINLTYNRSDCLSAYELAREIAAFFKLPLKSLITDDFSHLGNLVNDKLSLDIKIDNNLVKAMKNVTVLIDSSVVTPKWLFSRLCYANIRPNNLIQDLLNYVSWETGQPLVGYDFSKINSEISIQKAMAETKVNDQEISLQDFVIAGDDIIEVLGVMTNKKYEIINATKQFVVLALHLNEKQMYEQKKRYLSLLNANNLLRWSKPSNGHNLEIAIQRFLELLTSIVAIKQVSPIINNKVLAIKNVTIKTSLKIQKSILGISDLTKKDIIEFLKPLGFLISESGINDDLVITVPKYRLDIMNEADISEEIARRYGYNNIPNIMPLFIPLTKEKNWSKYILETIISYLLNQNIFETKTYNLESSINLNRFNFFNVTKPVKVLQPMSLNHQYLRTNLVNSLLTIAQYNNFRKINDIKIYSYEDIYDDLKFHHQQLSILLQGKWMDIPYLSQAITVDFINTKGLLQGILRKLNFNDQDIQYVPSTYDDLHPHLQANVVIKNQQIAIIGKVHPKIQQELDFKDDNFIISLNMTLINELFKGDIKYQTIIRNMFFWFDLSLLVNKDTNYDSIIKPLLNISNRLVDLQLINEYENVDKLGQDKKSWTLRLFFNDARKQLTDEDLKEQYDLFLKAMKDLKVMVR, from the coding sequence ATGATTTTTACCCGTAAATTTTTAAATGAATATGTTGATTTAAAAAATATTAGTAATGAAGATATTGAACAAGCATTAAATGATAGTGGTTTTGAAGTTGAAAGAGTTTTTAGTTTTGATACTTTAAATACTAATATTGTTATTGGGAAAGTATTATCAAAAGTTAAACTTGCTAATTTTGATAAGTTATCGTATTGTATGGTTGATATTAATGAAGAGTTACCGATTCCTGTTGTTTGTGGTGCTAATAATGTTGAAGAAAATCGTTTTGTTATTTTTGCTAAAATTGGTGCTCATTTAGCCAATGGCATGATTATTGAAGAAAGAATGATTGCTAATAAGCCTTCATTAGGAATGATTTGTTCGTTACAAGAATTAGGAATCCCTAAGGAAGTTTTAGCTAATCAAGATGCTGTTGGGGTTTATTTATTTCCTGAGGATGTTAATTATCCATTAGGTAATACTAATCCTTTAAGTTATATTTTTGAAAATGATACTGCTTTTGTTATTAATTTGACCTATAATCGTAGTGACTGTTTAAGTGCTTATGAATTAGCTCGCGAGATAGCAGCATTCTTTAAATTGCCTTTAAAATCGTTAATAACTGATGATTTTTCTCATTTAGGAAATTTAGTTAATGATAAGTTATCATTAGATATTAAAATTGATAATAATCTTGTTAAAGCGATGAAAAATGTTACGGTGTTAATTGATAGTAGTGTCGTTACGCCAAAGTGATTATTTTCAAGACTTTGTTATGCTAATATTCGTCCAAATAATTTAATTCAAGATTTACTAAATTATGTTTCTTGAGAAACCGGACAACCATTAGTAGGTTATGATTTTTCAAAAATTAATAGTGAAATATCAATTCAAAAAGCGATGGCAGAAACGAAAGTTAATGACCAAGAGATATCTTTACAAGATTTTGTCATTGCTGGTGATGATATTATTGAAGTGTTAGGTGTTATGACTAACAAGAAATATGAAATTATTAATGCAACTAAACAATTTGTAGTTTTAGCATTACATTTAAATGAGAAGCAGATGTATGAGCAAAAGAAAAGATATTTATCATTACTTAATGCTAATAATTTATTACGATGGTCAAAACCATCAAATGGGCATAATTTAGAAATTGCTATCCAAAGGTTTTTAGAGTTATTAACATCAATTGTAGCTATTAAACAAGTATCACCAATAATTAATAATAAAGTGTTAGCGATAAAAAATGTAACGATAAAAACATCATTAAAAATTCAGAAAAGTATTTTAGGCATTAGTGATTTAACAAAAAAAGATATTATTGAATTTTTAAAACCGTTAGGGTTTTTAATTTCGGAATCGGGTATTAATGATGATTTAGTAATTACTGTCCCTAAGTATCGTCTTGATATTATGAATGAGGCTGATATTAGTGAGGAAATTGCTCGTAGATATGGTTATAACAATATTCCTAATATAATGCCATTATTTATACCATTAACTAAAGAAAAAAATTGAAGTAAATATATTTTAGAAACAATTATTAGTTATTTATTAAATCAAAATATTTTTGAAACAAAAACTTATAATTTAGAGTCAAGTATTAATTTAAATCGTTTTAATTTTTTTAATGTTACAAAACCTGTTAAGGTATTACAACCAATGTCGTTAAATCATCAGTATTTAAGAACTAATTTAGTAAATTCGTTGTTAACAATAGCCCAATATAATAATTTCCGAAAAATTAATGATATTAAAATTTATAGTTATGAAGATATTTATGATGATTTAAAATTTCATCATCAACAATTATCAATTTTATTGCAAGGTAAATGAATGGATATTCCTTATTTATCACAAGCAATTACTGTTGATTTCATTAATACTAAGGGATTATTGCAAGGAATATTGCGGAAATTAAACTTTAATGATCAAGATATTCAGTATGTTCCTTCAACATACGATGATTTGCATCCGCATTTACAAGCTAATGTTGTAATAAAAAATCAGCAAATTGCGATAATTGGTAAAGTGCATCCAAAAATTCAACAAGAATTAGATTTTAAAGATGATAATTTTATTATTTCATTAAATATGACATTAATTAATGAACTTTTTAAAGGCGATATTAAATATCAGACAATTATTAGAAATATGTTTTTTTGATTTGATTTGTCGCTTTTAGTTAATAAAGATACAAACTATGATAGTATTATTAAGCCATTGTTAAATATTAGTAATAGGTTAGTTGATTTGCAACTTATTAATGAGTATGAAAATGTTGATAAACTTGGTCAAGATAAAAAATCTTGAACTTTACGATTATTTTTTAATGATGCAAGAAAACAACTTACTGATGAAGATTTAAAAGAGCAGTATGATTTATTTTTAAAAGCAATGAAAGATTTAAAAGTTATGGTGCGCTAA
- the pheS gene encoding phenylalanine--tRNA ligase subunit alpha, protein MTEQQLQELLVQAKKEVNECQDLDLLQTLKIKYLGKKSQLATLLGTMHNLKNEARIALGRMINVFKKEIISLFETQEKFLKEKNLALELKSETIDVSLPVNSFLIANRHPLNLIICEISEIFEQLGYEIVQGQEVDTDEYNFERLNLAKNHPAREMQDSFYLDSNYLLRTHCTNVTARYLEKYKDASLSLAIVSIGNVYRRDDDDATHSHQFMQIDGFLVAPNISFANLKWTLNYLIKRLFNEESKMRLRPSYFPFTEPSVEVDVSCTKCAGIGCSICKHTGWLEILGAGMISPNVFIKNNLVASLQGFAFGIGIERIAMLKYGIEDIRHFYKNDYRFLKQFRNF, encoded by the coding sequence ATGACAGAACAACAATTACAGGAATTATTAGTGCAAGCAAAAAAGGAAGTTAATGAATGTCAAGATTTAGACCTTTTACAAACTTTAAAAATAAAATATTTAGGTAAAAAATCGCAATTAGCTACTTTGTTAGGAACAATGCATAATTTAAAAAATGAAGCAAGAATTGCTTTAGGAAGGATGATTAATGTTTTTAAAAAGGAAATAATTAGTTTATTTGAAACTCAAGAAAAATTTTTAAAGGAAAAAAATTTGGCATTAGAATTAAAATCAGAAACAATTGATGTTAGTTTACCAGTGAATAGTTTTTTGATTGCTAATCGTCATCCTTTAAATTTAATTATTTGTGAGATTAGTGAAATTTTTGAACAGTTAGGGTATGAAATTGTGCAAGGACAGGAAGTAGATACTGATGAATATAACTTTGAAAGGTTAAATTTAGCTAAAAATCATCCAGCTCGTGAGATGCAAGATTCATTTTATTTAGATAGTAATTATTTGTTAAGAACACATTGTACTAATGTTACGGCTCGTTATTTAGAAAAATATAAAGATGCTTCTTTATCGTTAGCTATTGTTTCTATTGGTAATGTTTATCGTCGTGATGATGATGATGCTACGCATAGTCATCAGTTTATGCAAATTGATGGTTTTTTAGTTGCACCAAATATTTCCTTTGCTAACTTGAAATGAACTTTAAATTATTTAATTAAACGCTTATTTAACGAAGAAAGTAAAATGCGCTTGCGCCCCAGTTATTTTCCTTTTACGGAACCATCAGTTGAGGTGGATGTAAGTTGTACTAAGTGTGCTGGTATTGGATGTAGTATTTGTAAACATACAGGGTGATTAGAAATTTTAGGTGCTGGAATGATTAGTCCGAATGTTTTTATTAAAAATAATCTTGTTGCTTCTTTACAAGGTTTTGCTTTTGGTATTGGTATTGAGCGGATTGCAATGTTAAAATATGGTATTGAAGATATTCGTCATTTTTATAAGAATGATTATCGTTTTTTAAAGCAATTTAGAAATTTTTAG
- a CDS encoding MFS transporter gives MKIWFAKMFAFMKPAKAKEQLTEDFLIKKYFKSHQERVFWIAIISYILYYFIRRQWSVAGSDLINNGLMTKDIYSLVGMAMGLSYGVSKFVMGSVGDRSNARWFLGIGLILSSLMNFVMGWTVGINITNIVLMMSSMALIGWFQGMGWPASARSMTNWFIPKEKQMRMTFWNTSHNFGTAIIAIIIIISHSLLEEYIGIAGYFILPSAIALVGGILICIFMKDRPESLGLLSVEEHYKKYYPEKLDIEVKKFVSANGNKNKLVEKTWFYYFKKYVLLNKNLWIIAFANLFIYVLRNGVSDWTLTFFKEQHNFDVKNQGKWLWSIFEWMAVPGTILMGFTAKTLFKGRLTPIMIAAIAITTLSIVGLWQAQYQSIWQIVLFMGIAGFCIYGPVAFIGMQAMDLSNKRVVATAAGFTGIFGYFGDAVISKVVIGSGLQSLSNRWDTTFIFLIVCGVSACILLSLVWNKSYHDNENE, from the coding sequence ATGAAAATTTGATTTGCAAAAATGTTTGCGTTTATGAAACCAGCAAAAGCAAAAGAACAATTAACTGAAGATTTTTTAATTAAAAAATATTTTAAATCTCATCAAGAGCGAGTATTTTGAATAGCAATAATATCATATATATTATATTATTTTATTAGAAGACAATGAAGTGTTGCTGGAAGTGATTTAATTAATAATGGTTTAATGACGAAAGATATTTATTCATTAGTTGGTATGGCAATGGGACTTAGTTATGGAGTTTCTAAATTTGTAATGGGTTCTGTTGGTGATCGTAGTAATGCGCGCTGATTCTTAGGAATCGGTTTAATTTTGTCATCATTAATGAATTTTGTAATGGGATGAACGGTTGGTATTAATATTACTAATATTGTATTAATGATGAGTTCAATGGCTTTAATTGGTTGATTTCAAGGAATGGGATGACCGGCTAGCGCTAGAAGTATGACTAATTGGTTTATTCCGAAAGAAAAACAAATGCGGATGACTTTCTGGAATACATCGCATAATTTTGGAACAGCAATAATTGCGATAATAATTATAATATCGCATTCATTATTAGAAGAATATATTGGTATTGCAGGTTACTTTATTTTGCCTAGTGCTATTGCTTTAGTTGGGGGAATATTAATTTGTATATTTATGAAAGACCGCCCAGAAAGTTTAGGTTTGTTATCAGTTGAAGAACATTATAAAAAGTATTACCCTGAAAAATTAGATATTGAAGTTAAAAAATTTGTTAGTGCTAATGGTAATAAAAATAAGCTTGTTGAAAAAACTTGATTTTATTATTTTAAAAAATATGTTTTATTAAATAAAAATTTGTGAATTATTGCTTTTGCTAATTTATTTATATATGTATTAAGAAATGGTGTTTCTGATTGAACATTAACTTTCTTTAAAGAACAGCATAATTTTGATGTTAAAAATCAAGGTAAATGATTATGAAGTATTTTTGAATGAATGGCAGTTCCAGGAACGATATTAATGGGATTTACTGCTAAAACATTATTTAAAGGAAGATTAACACCGATTATGATAGCAGCAATTGCTATTACGACATTATCAATTGTTGGTTTATGACAAGCTCAATATCAAAGTATTTGACAAATTGTTCTCTTTATGGGAATTGCTGGTTTTTGTATTTATGGTCCAGTTGCGTTTATTGGGATGCAAGCGATGGATTTATCAAATAAAAGAGTTGTAGCGACAGCTGCTGGTTTTACGGGGATATTTGGTTATTTTGGTGATGCTGTGATATCTAAAGTTGTTATTGGTTCGGGATTACAAAGTTTAAGCAATCGTTGGGATACAACCTTTATATTTTTAATAGTTTGTGGTGTAAGTGCTTGTATATTATTATCATTAGTATGAAATAAATCGTATCACGATAATGAAAATGAATAG
- a CDS encoding NAD(P)/FAD-dependent oxidoreductase has product MKKILIIGSGIVGLELAKELLAQSNNKITIIEKNQDVCSETSILNSNIIHMGFDATPGTLKAILGMQGHNIWKKRYLADKKANNEIIKYAPSQVLGFNEDDVKILDRLLKQGIVNGINSNLLTLNANSSSNKNVSKYLLGVDSYILNVKKYVTLLLKQWENNDRIKIIKNCSFVALTTKLFFDGHKDVIPSDFDLIINCAGHGAQFNIEETKNFSLSLRKGQYLVCENEDNIDVIYFLPPTSLGKGILVAPSFDNKIIIGPTAENHNDYHNHNTIVLKTETIQELIATGKKIKPDLNFNITSMFAGSRSIEAKNDFHIEWGSEKWINVVGISSPGLSASPAIAKYVVNMIQEKELKNKN; this is encoded by the coding sequence GTGAAAAAAATATTAATTATTGGTTCGGGAATTGTTGGTCTTGAACTTGCAAAGGAATTATTAGCACAATCTAATAATAAAATAACAATTATTGAAAAAAATCAAGATGTTTGTTCCGAAACATCAATTTTAAATTCAAATATTATTCATATGGGTTTTGACGCAACACCAGGAACTTTAAAAGCAATTTTGGGAATGCAAGGTCATAATATTTGAAAAAAAAGATATTTGGCGGATAAAAAAGCTAATAATGAGATTATAAAATATGCTCCTTCACAAGTATTGGGTTTTAATGAAGATGATGTTAAAATATTAGATCGGCTTTTAAAGCAAGGAATTGTTAATGGTATTAATAGTAATTTGTTAACATTAAATGCAAATTCATCTAGTAATAAAAATGTTAGCAAATATTTATTAGGCGTTGATTCTTATATTTTAAATGTTAAGAAATATGTAACGCTATTGCTTAAACAATGAGAAAATAATGATCGCATTAAAATTATTAAAAATTGTAGTTTTGTGGCATTAACAACTAAATTATTTTTTGATGGTCATAAAGATGTTATCCCATCTGATTTTGATTTAATTATTAATTGTGCTGGTCATGGGGCTCAGTTTAATATTGAAGAAACAAAAAACTTTAGTTTGTCATTAAGAAAAGGTCAGTATTTAGTTTGTGAAAATGAAGATAATATTGATGTGATATATTTTTTACCACCAACTAGTTTAGGAAAGGGGATATTAGTTGCTCCAAGCTTTGATAATAAAATAATTATTGGTCCAACAGCAGAAAATCATAATGATTATCATAATCACAATACAATTGTTTTAAAAACAGAAACTATTCAGGAATTAATTGCAACAGGGAAAAAAATAAAACCTGATTTAAATTTTAACATTACGAGTATGTTTGCTGGTTCAAGGTCAATTGAAGCAAAAAATGATTTTCATATTGAATGGGGTTCTGAAAAATGAATTAATGTTGTTGGTATATCTAGTCCTGGTTTAAGTGCAAGTCCGGCGATTGCTAAATATGTTGTTAATATGATTCAAGAAAAAGAATTAAAAAATAAAAATTAA
- a CDS encoding RNA methyltransferase encodes MKIINSIDNSLIKDLVKLKESKYRKEKEQFLIEGFHLIEEAKKQNKLLMILTTQDIANKIEDFSNIIVVNEQIIKKISTTVNPQPIIGVCSFLDNYEVDKNLVVMLDKIQDPTNLGNIIRSCVAFNVQTLYISNDSVDIYNDKVIRTSMGAIFHLNIIKTNLELIIASVKDKGFKVYGTVFKEANNRLRDVKFNSQVALLFGNEGKGINPHLWPLIDDNFYIPTSNGVESLNVANALTISLYEIMNQN; translated from the coding sequence ATGAAAATAATTAATTCAATAGATAATTCATTAATTAAGGATTTAGTCAAGTTAAAAGAGAGCAAGTATCGTAAAGAAAAGGAACAGTTTCTTATTGAAGGGTTTCACTTAATTGAAGAGGCTAAGAAACAAAATAAGTTATTAATGATTTTAACAACACAAGATATTGCTAATAAAATAGAAGATTTTAGTAATATAATTGTTGTTAATGAGCAAATTATTAAAAAAATATCTACAACTGTTAACCCACAACCAATTATTGGTGTTTGTAGTTTTTTAGATAACTATGAAGTTGATAAAAATTTAGTTGTCATGTTAGATAAGATTCAAGATCCGACTAATTTAGGAAACATCATTCGTAGTTGTGTTGCCTTTAATGTTCAAACATTATATATTAGTAATGATAGTGTTGATATTTATAATGATAAAGTAATTCGGACTTCAATGGGGGCGATATTTCATTTAAATATTATTAAAACTAATTTGGAACTTATTATTGCTAGTGTAAAAGATAAAGGTTTTAAAGTTTATGGTACAGTATTTAAAGAAGCTAATAATCGTTTGCGAGATGTAAAATTTAATAGTCAAGTAGCATTATTATTTGGTAATGAGGGTAAAGGAATAAATCCTCATTTATGACCATTGATTGATGATAATTTTTATATTCCAACATCAAATGGAGTAGAATCTTTGAATGTTGCTAATGCTTTAACTATTAGTCTTTATGAAATAATGAATCAAAATTAA
- a CDS encoding hemolysin family protein: MEIDDWLIFNMSWQITLSWLAPTIFILLFLSAFFSAMETALTSINIIRIKNLAKTNKRQAKKAKRVYLLVKDYSITITTLLIANNLVNIALATFVTFFFDNQLGLPTYWSLIISTMFSLVIVLLFGEIIPKNIARWIPERLAISCSWVIVVVRLIFYPLAYMFSKIKLKSEHPSTTERELLELVKTIENEGVLEKQERHLITSAIMFDEKTVKVAMQPRDKVITINYNSSISDIKTLYRQKRFTRVPVINSNTKVVKGILNVKDIIINTLDDESLTIPALLQKPLFLSKNTKLSVALEKMQKSKMHLAIVTSSKTKKDFIGIITMEDLIEELVGEIYDEHDATGKIYEIGHHKFQVVGTIKLKKLFQTLNESVPVTNAKSLNEWYREISGEAKITKKSPEFQYNNYIFRIIKVRNSYASFEIEVLTNNKTENWE, from the coding sequence GTGGAAATTGATGATTGGCTTATTTTTAATATGAGTTGACAAATTACATTATCTTGGTTAGCACCAACAATATTTATTTTATTATTTTTAAGTGCTTTTTTTTCAGCAATGGAAACAGCATTAACCTCAATTAATATTATTAGGATTAAAAATTTAGCAAAAACTAATAAAAGACAGGCAAAAAAAGCTAAAAGAGTATATCTTTTAGTTAAAGATTATAGTATTACGATTACAACGCTGTTAATCGCTAATAATTTAGTTAACATTGCTTTAGCGACATTTGTTACTTTCTTTTTTGATAATCAATTGGGTTTACCAACATATTGATCATTAATAATATCAACAATGTTTTCTTTAGTGATTGTATTGCTATTTGGAGAAATTATTCCTAAAAATATTGCGCGATGAATTCCTGAAAGGTTAGCTATTAGTTGTTCATGAGTGATTGTTGTGGTACGGTTAATTTTTTACCCATTAGCTTATATGTTTTCAAAAATTAAATTAAAATCAGAGCATCCTTCAACAACAGAAAGAGAGTTATTAGAGCTTGTAAAAACTATTGAAAATGAAGGTGTTTTGGAAAAACAAGAGCGTCATTTAATTACTTCAGCAATTATGTTTGATGAAAAAACTGTTAAAGTGGCAATGCAGCCAAGAGATAAAGTAATAACAATTAATTACAATAGTTCTATTAGTGATATTAAGACTTTATATCGGCAAAAGAGGTTTACTAGAGTACCTGTAATAAATTCTAATACTAAAGTTGTTAAGGGAATTCTTAATGTTAAAGATATTATTATTAATACTCTTGATGATGAATCATTAACGATACCAGCGCTTTTGCAAAAACCGTTATTTTTGTCTAAAAATACCAAATTAAGTGTTGCCTTAGAAAAAATGCAAAAGAGTAAGATGCATTTAGCAATTGTAACAAGTAGTAAAACTAAAAAAGATTTTATTGGTATTATTACAATGGAGGATTTAATTGAAGAATTAGTTGGCGAAATTTATGATGAGCATGATGCAACAGGAAAAATTTATGAAATTGGACATCATAAATTTCAAGTAGTAGGAACAATTAAGTTAAAAAAGTTATTTCAAACTTTAAATGAATCAGTACCGGTAACAAATGCTAAGTCATTAAATGAATGATATCGTGAAATTAGCGGTGAAGCAAAAATTACTAAGAAAAGTCCAGAATTTCAATATAATAACTATATTTTCCGAATTATTAAAGTAAGAAATTCTTATGCTTCGTTTGAAATTGAAGTATTAACAAATAATAAAACTGAAAATTGAGAATAG